In Aerosakkonema funiforme FACHB-1375, the genomic window CACGACAGAATCGATCGCCGCCGCTATAACAGATACAAGGTCAACCGGGCGCATAGAAAGACGCAGCTTGCCTCTAATAATGCGGGAGATATCGAGAATATCATCGATTAATTGTGCCTGTAACTTGGCGTTGCGCTCGATCGTTTCCAAGGCGCGATCGGTAGTAGGCTCGTCAAACTTGCGAGCCCGAAGCAGCTGAGCCCATCCCAGTACGGAATTAAGAGGAGTACGCAACTCATGGGATACTACCGCGAGGAATTCATCTTTCATGCGGTTAGCTTGCTCTAATGCTTCCGCTTGTTGCCGCAGTATTTCCTCTGCCTGTTTTCGATCGTCGATATCCGTACAAGTTCCAAACCAACTGACAATCTTATTCTCTCGATCTTGTAGGGGTAATGCACGCACCAAATGCCAGCGATAAGTTTTGTCGCTACCCCGCAGCAAACGAAATTCTATTTCGTAAGGCTCACCTGTTTGGAGAGATTTTTGCCAGCGCTCCCCAGCGAGTGGCAAATCATCTGGATACAGCATATTCTGCCATCCCCATTCCAATATTTCTGCCGCACAAACGACAAAATAATCAACTGTGCGCTGATTGACGTAATCCAATCCGCCATCCGGACGGGCAGTCCATACAAGTTGGGGCATAATTTCCGCGAGAAAGCGAAAACGCTGTTCGCTTGCTTGCGCTTGAGTTCGGGCTATCTGTTCGCGCACGAGCAATTCATGTTTAAGCTGATTTGCCGCTTCTAGTTGGGCAGTTCGTTCGATTACTCTTTGTTCGAGATCGGCATTTAGCTTGCGAATTTCTGCCTCTGCTTGTTTGAGGTCAGTAATGTCTTGCGTCATCACCATCCCGGCAAAAATTTCGCCGCGATCGTTTCTGACGGGAAGTACGTGCATTACATAAGTATAGTTGCTATAATTGACTTCCGTGATGCTTGCTTCACCGCCAAGGGCAGCACGATAGGTTGGTTCTATAATTGCACAGGTTTCGGAAGGAAATGATTCCCAAATAGTTTTTCCTTCTAATAATTCTTTATTCAGACCGACTGCTGCTAAACCTTCTCCATCCGCGATCGTATATCGCAAATCGCGATCGAATAAAATTACTGCCCCATTAGGAAAGTTTTTCGCCAAAGTGCGATACATTTCTTCACTTTTGCGGAGTGCTTCTTCTGCTAACTTGCGATCGGTAATGTCGAAAAACGAAGATACGATCGCATAGGGTGCGGTTTCCTCCGAGCGGAATAAGGGGCGCGTATTGATACTAATCCAAGTCACCATTCCGTCTGATTTGGCAAGCCCCATAACCACGTTGGACTGCGGCTTACCGATACGCAAAGTTACCATCGCTGGGTGTTCTTCGCCGGGGAAAGGAGAACCATCTTCGCGAATTGCACACCAGCGCGGATCGAAAGAATTACGTCCCATCATTTCATCTGCTGAAAGCCCCAGAATGCGCTCGGCGCTGGCATTGCAAGCTTGAATAGTGCCGTCTGCCAGATGTAAAACGATCTCCTCAGCTACTGTCTCGATCACGGTGCGATACCGTTGTTCGCTTTCCCGCAGCGCTTGCTCTGCGACTTTGCGATCGGTAATATCGATCGATGCTGCGATCGCACTTACTACAATACCTGCCGCATTATGGATCGGTGCGGCATTTATGGATAAAATTGTGCGCGTGCCATCGGGATGTTCGATCGCGTGTTCTACATTGTATACCGATTCCGCTGTTCGCATCACTCGCACAAAAGGAAGTTCTTCTTCCGGAAAGGGTTTTCCGTCCACCGTTGCGATCCGCCAAGCCGGATCGTTGTAAATTCGCTCCGTGATTTTGCTGCGCGACAAACGCAAAATTTTTTCGGCGGCGGCATTTGCAGATACGATTTTTCCTTCTCTGTTCACAACAGTAATGCCGTCAGGTATTGTCTCAAAAATCCGCGCTAATTCTTCTTCTTTCTCGCGCAATGATTTTTCCGAACGTTTCCGTTCCCAGATTTCATTTCTTAATTTTTTGTTCGCCTTGACTAACTTGTCTGTGCGCTCTTTCACCCTTTGTTCGAGAGTTTCTTTGGCATTGTTAATTTCCTGAAATTTTTCATGCAATGCCATCTCCATTATCTTAAAATTATCAACTAAAGCTTCTATCTCTGTAACGGAATTATTTAGCCAATAAATCCTCTCTCCTTGCATGATTTTATCCGGCAAATTAGCAGTCTCTGCGGCTAAGTTTGATAAAGGACTAACTAACCTACGACTTACAAGCATTGCAGATAAAAATGCCAGTCCAGCAATTATAAGCATTATGGCTAGGTTATTGATATAGATATTTTGTAAATTGAGAATATATGGTGCAGCAGCTACTTCCACAACCAGTTTCCAGGGTAAGTTTTCACCTACAGGGGTTTCCTGTCTGTAAAATGAGTTTTTCCATCTCACTATAGGAGGCAAATTTTCTTTTGGGGGTAGCCACTGATAAATGCCGTTATCTTTTTGTCGGATCTCCCCACTTTTTAGGCGATCGATTACTCCTCCCTCCGATTTGCTATTAGCAATGATGCGTCCTTTATTATCAATTAGGTATGTTTGTAAATTTTGACTGGAAATATGCGATTTCATTCGTTCGCTTATGTCCCTCATATCTACTGTCGCATTAACCACACCCCCAAACTTTTTATTGACAATAACTGGCACATTTAAACAAATTTCATGCTCTCCATGTATATGGATATGACCATCAGTTATTAATGCTTTTAAATATTTTTTTACTTTTTCAAAACCATGTTTTTTAGCGATATTAAGACCTAACATCGATCTGCCCAACTCATTTTTTACTGGATAAGCGGCAATGATAGTACCCCCTGCATCGGTAACATATAGATTGTCGAAAGCAGGCGATATCCGCTTAATTAGGGCTGTACTTTGCTGTAAGCGATCGGATATATCAGTACCGGACTCAGCAGCAACTTTGGCTAGTTCTTCTAGCGTGTCTACACGTCGCTGATACCAAGATTCTAGATAAGCAACTACCTCTTGATTAGTGGATATAATTTGTGTGTTAATTCCAGTCTCAATATCCTTGATAACGCGATGTCCATTCAAAACCATGAGTGTGAGAGATGGAAAAAAAACAAAAGCAACGAACAAGTTTAATAAAGTTTGTTGAAATGATATAGTATTTTTTGCCTGGGGAATAGCTATCCATTTTTGAATTGGTAAGTTGGTCAATATCAGGCTGGCAACTAAGGCGTTAAATATGCCATTGACAGATTGTTTGAGCGCGATCAGTAATGTTTGCATCGTATCCACTTGCAATGCGCCTGCATAAAATATCCACACCAATGGCATACCGATTAGCAACCAGTAAATTCCATCCAAAAACAGCATATTTTTGCTGTAACGGTGTAATGAAAAACCGATAAAAATAGCTTCGCATATCAGAATAATTGCCGCATATGGATGGTTCCACAGTACCACTGTATGCCAGCTAGCCAAGATAGCTGCTAGTGTCCCCCAGCCTACGCCGAACAGTCTCACTACCAGCAATACTGGAATACTGCCAAAGAGAAAATCTACGCCAAAAAACATTGACAGGCTAAAATAATTACCTAGATAACCTGCTGCTATTAGTATGAGGAGAATTGGGGTAAACTTTTTCTGGCGAATTTCTATCATTTGGCTAACTTTTAAATTTCGGATAGAGCGGTTTTTGATTGGCTCTAAACAACTTAATGCCTCAAATTAAAAGGCGATTCATTTCTTACTAATATCGCTTCTGTTCAAGTACTCGCCATCTGGGTAGAGCGGGAGAATCTTCTACTTTAAGTGGGTAGATTTTAATCAAAGGACTTAAACATAATCGACCTCAGAAGAGAAAAAGTTGTTTATATTGTCATAGCGGAAAGTTACTCGCTAGTCAACTTTATTTTGGTATTATTTTAATTTGAAGTTGACTTGTATCTTTATTTTAAGCTGGAAGCGATCGCAAATCGGCATTGAGGTGAAAAATCGCTGCAATCGGCAGCTTTTCGGCGAAATATTGCGGTTGAGGTAGCCTGGAACGATAGGCTGACGATCGCTATCCCGTTTTGATGTCCAAGCCGGAAAGGAAGTATTTCTTGCCGGCCAGCAATCCGTTGCTCTACTTCCAGAGAAAAACAGAGAGAAAGAAAAGTCTTTCTCCCTGTCTTTTGCAGAAAATAGATGCAAAGGGACAGGAGATAATGGTTATACTCCTAGCTAAAAAAGTGGATTGCATCTTTTTTGTCTGGCGATCGCACGCTGAGGTTCTCTATCTCACAAAGAGCCTATTTTACATTTTTGATTTTACATTTTGGATGGGCAGAAAAATTGCATACAGTATGTCAAGCCTATAGAAATAACCCTAAAAGGCAGTCAAAAATTTGCCAGTGGGGTCAATGTAAAACCAAAAATGTTAAATTGATTGATTGGCTTGATTTTTATCAAGTTTGAGATATTAAAATCTCTTATTTTTTCGCGATTACCCATATGGCGTGAACCAGTCCGGGAACATACCCAAACAGCGTTAACAGGATATTCAGCCAAAAGTGTCCGCCAAGACCGACTTGTAAAAATACTCCTAGCGGGGGTATGAAAATGGCGATAATGATGCGAACGATATCCACAACAAACCTCCTTTGCAGACAATCTACAGCTCACAGTTCTATCATAGCGATCGCGTCGGGTGAGAAAATCTTAACCGCTACGCAAGATTTCGCGATCGGTCAAAAGGCAGTAAAAATTTAAAATGCAACCAGAAGAAGCCATTCGACAGCAATTCGACAACGCCGCCGCCGCCTACGGCACTTCGCCTATCTTCGCACAAGGACACGACCTGGCGCTGATGCTGCAAGCAGCTGCGCCCACATCAGAAATGACTTTACTCGATGTCGGGTGCGGTGCGGGTCATACTGCTTTTGCTTTTGCACCCCACGTCCGAGAAGCGATCGGGGTTGACCTCAGCCAAGGTATGCTGATAGAGGCGAAACAGCTAGCAGATGCAAAAGCGATCGCCAATGTGCATTTTCGAGAAGCTAGCGCTACAGCACTTCCTTTCCCAGACAAGCACTTCGATATCGTTACCTGTCGCTATGTTGCCCATCACTTCCCCAGTCTGACACCCGCCCTGACTGAAATTGTGCGCGTTCTCAAGCCGAATGGGCAATTTCTCTTGGTAGATATTATTTCGCCGTCAGATTCAGCCCTAGCTGATTTTATCGATCGAGTGGAACAATTGCGCGACCCTTCCCACAGTTGCGACTGGAAAATCTCTCAATGGCAGGCTTGCGGAGAAAAGGTAGGGATGCACCTCCAAGTTATCTCCTCCTGGCAGTTGCAAATTGACTTCGCCGACTGGACTGCACGCCAGAAAACACCGCCGGCAGCTATTGCACAATTGGAAACACTTTTAGATAACGCTTCGCCAGAAGCAAAATCAGCCTTCTCAATTGTCGGCTTACCACGCCGTTCTTTTCACCTTTGGTCAGTCTTCCTGCGCGGCACTCTAACTGTTGACCCTAGTTGATTTCGGCTTGAGAAACAACCAACTTACAAAGAAGAAGAACGCTGTAAATAGCTGGGCGATATCTATGGCAGACAGATAACCATCAGCTAAAGCCGCGATACTTCTATCGGTGATTCCAAATAGCCAAGATGAGATTCCCACAAGCCAGATCCCGCTTTTGAGATTTCCCAAAAAAGTAGAAGTTTCTGAAGGTTGGTCGTTATTCATAAGTTCAGCCTCGTTGCTGTAAATAACTCGATTAACCATCTGAGGTGCGGCAAGGGGGCTCCCGTTATACAAGGGTAGGGTTAGCGGGAGGGGAATTGCCGCCAGCAAACAAATTGAGCGTGAGCGTTTCCTTATTTTCAGAATTGGTACTCATAGCCGTCAGCCTTATGAATGGTTTTCAAGTATTTGGGGTGTACATCAAACTTTTGAGCGGGTAGTTGAAGGACAAAACTTGGTCTAAAACGAATAGCAACACAGTCATTCGAGGGATAGAGGATTTTTTTACCCTTCCTTCTACTCTCTTGACTATCTTAATGTTAAGAAATATTTTTTCTACTTGCCATAAGTCCCCAGATATACATGAAAAAGTGTAGCAAAAATCACTTTTGTACGCATATGAGTACACCCACTCTCAGGCGAGACATTAACCAAAATTTGCAATTTCCAATTTAAAATCTGAAATTCTCGGTTAAGACAGCGCGTATAGACATATACAAGATCGCCATCTCTGCTGCTGCTAATCTGACGAATGTAGATCCGATGATAGAGGCTACTTAGCCCAGGGGACACGATGATCGATCGTAAAACGAGAATCTGGAGTCCGATCTGTGGCAATAGCATTAGGGATGGTAATTAACAACCTCGAAGTAGAAGCGATGAGGGATAGTTACTATCCAGTCAGATTGGTGACAAACCGTGGCAATGTTGAGTGCCGCTACTACAAGGTTCCCAGTACTAAGCGCGGTGTTATCTGGGTAGGCGGTATTGGCGGCGACTGGGATACACCGGCAAACAAACTGTATCCGCGACTTTGCCAGGAGTTGATAGCTGAGGGAATTGCTTCTGTGCGGGTACGCTTCCGCCACTCAACTATTCTTGAAGAAGCTATCCTCGATGTTCTGGCAGGAATTAGTTATTTGGAAAGCGAAGGTGTTGATGCGATCGCTCTCATCGGTCACTCTTTCGGCGGTGCTGTCGTGATTCAGGCTGGTGCCATTGCCGATACTGTATGTACCGTGGTAACGCTCGCTACACAAAGTTACGGTGCGGCAGCAGCAGCCAACTTAGCACCCCGATGCTCGATCTTGCTCATTCACGGTACAGTCGATCGCATACTTCCAGCTGTCTGCTCCCAGTATATCTACAGTCTCGCTCAAGAACCCAAGCACCTCATCCTTTACAAAGGTGCAGATCACAATCTTAACGAAGTTTCTCAACAAGTCGATCGAGCGGTACGCGACTGGATTGTCGATCAACTTTGAACAAACAAATTTGCAGCCCTATTCCTAGAGAATATTAAGCAATGTTTGCTTTATGTTCAGATTTTTTGTTGTTTATAGTAATTGAGATTAGTTTTCAATAATGCTTTTTTCAAAACTAATTAATGCTCAGCTTGCTACCAAATTTACTGGCAATAATTGGTAGCATAATTATATACCATTTTCGGAGCTATATCAAATTTAAATTAACCGTTAAAAGCTCTGGAAACAAGTTGAGATTATATGAAGATAGATAGTGTAAACAGAAAAAACAAAATATTTTTGGTAGTAAGAGTAGGGATGAAAAATGGCTACTTTATTGGGAACTTTAGAAAACGATACTCTCATCGGCACTCCAGAAGATGACTTTGCTTTAGGTAATTCAGGAAATGATAACCTACTTGGTTTAGAAGCAAATGACCAACTCAACGGCAACACGGGCAACGATACCGCAAACGGTGGAGTCGGTAACGATTTAGTAAGAGGCGGTAAGGATAATGACCTCTTACTAGGCGATGTTGGAAATGATTCTCTATACGGCGATTTGGGCAACGATACAGCCAGAGGCGGCAATGGCGATGACTTTTTATATGGAGATAGCGGCATAGAATCTAACTTCAGCGGCGATGGGGATGATTTCCTATTTGGTGAAGCTGGTAATGACACGCTGTTTGGGTTAGATGGTAACGATAGTTTGCTGGGGGATACAGGCGCAGATGTAATTAACGGTAATCAGGGAAACGATACAGTTTATGGAGGTGATGGCAGCGATTTATTAAGGGGAGGAATAGATAATGACCGAATATTTGCTGAATTAGGCGATGACAGCTTATATGGGGACTTGGGAGACGATACCCTCTTTGGTGCAGAAGGTAAAGATGCAATTTTTGGCGGTCGAGGCGAGGATTTGTTATCCGGAAATGAAGATGATGATGAAATTAATGGCAATCAGGGAAACGATACGGTTTTTGGCGGACAGGGAAACGATATTTTGCGGGGTGGCAGAGATGATGACATCATTTCTGGTGATGTTGGCGATGATTTGATTTACGGAGACAGAGGAATAGATACTTTAACTGGAGGCGATGGTAAAGATATCTTTTTTTTGGAAAAGGGAATAGGCGGTGCAAGTTTAACGCAAGCGGATATTATTACTGATTTTGTTAACGGTGAAGATGCAATTGGATTAATAGCAGGTTTCCAAGTCTCAGATTTGAATATATTTCAAGGCACGGGAGCTAATACGAATGACACGATTATCCAAGATAATCTTACAGGCCAATTTTTAGCAGTATTAAAGGGAGTGAATCGTAGTGCGATCGACTCGGCTGATTTTTCTATTCCAGGTGTTTTCACATTTACTGCGCCAACTTTCCAGGTGAATGAAGATGGAACACCAATTCAGGCGGTGACGGTCACGCGCACGGATGGATTGAATGCAGCCGCCAGCGTTACGGTAACGTCGAGTAACGGTACTGCAACTGCGCCTGCCGATTATAACAATACGCCAGTAGTCTTAAATTTTGCGGCGGGAGAAACGAGTAAAACGGTAACAATTCCCATTGTTAACGATGCTGTGGGCGAGTATACAGAGAGCATCAATTTAAACTTAACTAACCCTACAGGCGGCACTGAAGTTGGGCTACAAAATTCGGCGGTTTTGCAAATTGTAGATAATGATTCTGTATCTGTTCCCAAACTCACTTTCGATATACCAGATAGTTCCACTTTTCGTTTCGGGATCTCTATAGAACCATTGAATAACAGCGTCCTGATCCAATCGAGCGGTGATAGTTCACTTCCTGGAGCCAATGGAGCAGCCTACAAGTTTGACGTTACTACAGGTGCGCTGCTTCAGTCTTTCTTCAGACCCGATGATGCGAATTTCTTTGATATGTCAATAGGGACTGTGGGTAACAACGTTCTCATAGGGGCACCAAGATCGTTTGGAAGTGCGGCGGCTTATTTGTTTGATGGGGATACGGGGACACTCCTGAAAAGTTTCGTCAATCCTTCTTCAAATCGCAATCTTCTTTTCGGCTCTTCAGTAGAAGCATTGGGCAATAACATCCTCATCGCAGCCCCAGATGACGATAGGGAAGCTCCTGATGATGGAGCAGTGTATCTGTTTGACGGTAATACAGGGGCGCTTTTGCAAACATTCCTCGATCCGACCCCCGATAATTTCGATTGGTTTGGCTATTCACTAGCGGCAGTAGGCAACAACGTTCTCATTGGCGCACCGTTTGGCAACACAGCTGGTGCTAATGCGGCAGCAGCTTATTTGTTTGACAGTACTACAGGCGCACTTTTGCAAACGTTCCTCAATCCGACCCCCGGAGAACACGACTCATTCGGCATTTCAGTAGCGGCAGCCGGCAACAACGTCCTCATCGGCGCACCAGGAACCCCAGCAGCAGGGGCTGCCTACCTATTCGACAGTACGACAGGGGCGCTCTTGCAAACCTTCCTCAACCCGACACTAGATGTGTTCGAGGGATTCGGCAGTCCGATCGTGGCGGTGGGCAACAACGTCCTCATCGGCGCACCATTCCATAATACGAGTGTTGAAAATAGTGGAGCAGCATACCTATTTGACGGCTCTACAGGAGCGCTGTTGCAAACTTATCTCAACCCTAAACCAGAGTCAGAAGGTTACGGTTATTCCCAAGGAGATTTTTTCGGCAGCTCATTGGCAGCTGTAGGCAATAACATCATCATTGGGGCACCCTCCGATAACGAAGCTGCTGGCGCAGTGTACCTATTCTAGCTGGCATCTTTACTCTTAGCCTGTAGCGCTTGGCGATCGCTACAGGCAATTTTTTAGTTAGTGTCATTAGTCGATCGAGCGGTACTCGACTGGATTGTCGAGAAACTTTGAAGAAAGAAATTGGCAGCCCGATTCTAGCGAAAATATGCAGAAATATTTGTGTTTTCATTGATTATAAGCTATATTCACTTATATAAGCTAAAATTTCCCTTTTTCAGTATCTTCTGGCTGGTGCATTAAAAATGTATTTTTTATCCGATAAGTTCATTCACTTTATTGTTGGTTTAGGAATTGGATCGGGTTATTGGTGGTTGTTAGAACGCTATGATATTAAATCTAATATTGGGGCTTGGGTTGCCGTTCCTGATGATTTGGGCTATACACGATTCATTTTCTCGAAATCGGGATGGCTGAAAAATTAGCAGAAAAGGAAAAGAAGTAGGAAAAGCAAAAAGGGTTGACGAACGAATGAAGTCAGGCTGAAAGATGTTTTTTTTCTATTATTTCTAGGTAATGGATTAGATAAAAGTTAACGTTATAAAATTATCGCCAAATCTAGAGCGCCTCTGGGTGTAGAATCAAATATGGTTTTCAATCGGGACAGCAAAAAAGAAAGCATTTTTCGTCAAGAGTCTTTGGAACGCTTATCTTCTCCTGAGCGTTTAGACCAACTGATGCAGGTACTTGCGCCTAAAGATTGGTTAGCTTTGACTGTTTTTGGTGGTTTGACTGCGATCGGTTTGGTATGGAGCATTTTGGGTCGCATTCCTATCGCAATTGAAGGTCGGGCTATTTTTTTGCAACCCCGACAAGTAGTAGATTTACAATCTTCTATTGGTGGCAGAATACAATCTTTAAAAGTTACTGGCGGTCAGTGTGTTAAGAAAGATGAATTGTTGGCAACTATTAATCCTTTAGAGATGCAAAAACAATTACAGTTGGCTAAAGAAAAATTGCTTCAGTTGCAAAAACAAACTGGAGAAACTTCGTTAGTATCTAAGCAGAGGATGGAATTGGAAAAAATTGCGATCGCAGTTTCCCAAGAAAGTCTACAAAGACGCTTGCAAGATGCTCAAGCAATGACTCCGATCCTCAAAGAAAGAGGCTTGAATGCCATCGCCAAACAAAAGCTGAGTTTGCAGCAACGATTGCAAGAAGCGCAATCGTTTGCTCCTACTTTGAAAGAGAAAGGATTAACCGCAATTCAACAACAGCGCCTCAGTTTACAACAACGCTTAAAAGATGCTCGAGCTTTAGTTCCCGTGCTGGAACAAAGACTGAAAAAACGCCGGGAATTGGCAGTTAATGGCGCAATATCTACAGACACAGTTTTGCAGGTAGAAAAAGAGTACAACCAGGGGGTGCAAGATATTGCGGAACTGGAAGCACAGCTAAAACAACTGGATTTAACTGAGGCGCAAACTCAGCAAAGTTACCAACAAAATGTGAACAACATCGGTGAGTTACAAGCGCAGTTGCAAGAATTGGAACTGCAAAGCGTAAGAACTGAGCGGGAATATCTGGACAATCTTCGTTCTATTAATGAAATTCAAGCTCAATTGCAGGAATTAAATACTAAATATAAACGGTTAGAACAAGAAAATTTAGAAATTTCTAATCGGCGCATTCAAGAAATTCAAGAAGTTGGCCGAGAAGTGATTATTTTGGAGCAAAGAGTAACTGAAAACAGCCAAATTTTAAGTTCTCAAGATGGCTGTATTTTGGAATTGACTGCTGCTGTCGGGCAGGTGATACAACCTGGTAGTCGCTTGGGAAATATGCGAATTGGGAGTGAGCAAAAGTTAG contains:
- a CDS encoding PAS domain S-box protein — encoded protein: MIEIRQKKFTPILLILIAAGYLGNYFSLSMFFGVDFLFGSIPVLLVVRLFGVGWGTLAAILASWHTVVLWNHPYAAIILICEAIFIGFSLHRYSKNMLFLDGIYWLLIGMPLVWIFYAGALQVDTMQTLLIALKQSVNGIFNALVASLILTNLPIQKWIAIPQAKNTISFQQTLLNLFVAFVFFPSLTLMVLNGHRVIKDIETGINTQIISTNQEVVAYLESWYQRRVDTLEELAKVAAESGTDISDRLQQSTALIKRISPAFDNLYVTDAGGTIIAAYPVKNELGRSMLGLNIAKKHGFEKVKKYLKALITDGHIHIHGEHEICLNVPVIVNKKFGGVVNATVDMRDISERMKSHISSQNLQTYLIDNKGRIIANSKSEGGVIDRLKSGEIRQKDNGIYQWLPPKENLPPIVRWKNSFYRQETPVGENLPWKLVVEVAAAPYILNLQNIYINNLAIMLIIAGLAFLSAMLVSRRLVSPLSNLAAETANLPDKIMQGERIYWLNNSVTEIEALVDNFKIMEMALHEKFQEINNAKETLEQRVKERTDKLVKANKKLRNEIWERKRSEKSLREKEEELARIFETIPDGITVVNREGKIVSANAAAEKILRLSRSKITERIYNDPAWRIATVDGKPFPEEELPFVRVMRTAESVYNVEHAIEHPDGTRTILSINAAPIHNAAGIVVSAIAASIDITDRKVAEQALRESEQRYRTVIETVAEEIVLHLADGTIQACNASAERILGLSADEMMGRNSFDPRWCAIREDGSPFPGEEHPAMVTLRIGKPQSNVVMGLAKSDGMVTWISINTRPLFRSEETAPYAIVSSFFDITDRKLAEEALRKSEEMYRTLAKNFPNGAVILFDRDLRYTIADGEGLAAVGLNKELLEGKTIWESFPSETCAIIEPTYRAALGGEASITEVNYSNYTYVMHVLPVRNDRGEIFAGMVMTQDITDLKQAEAEIRKLNADLEQRVIERTAQLEAANQLKHELLVREQIARTQAQASEQRFRFLAEIMPQLVWTARPDGGLDYVNQRTVDYFVVCAAEILEWGWQNMLYPDDLPLAGERWQKSLQTGEPYEIEFRLLRGSDKTYRWHLVRALPLQDRENKIVSWFGTCTDIDDRKQAEEILRQQAEALEQANRMKDEFLAVVSHELRTPLNSVLGWAQLLRARKFDEPTTDRALETIERNAKLQAQLIDDILDISRIIRGKLRLSMRPVDLVSVIAAAIDSVVPTAAAKKIQLESKLDAVGLVLVDADRLQQVVWNLVCNAIKFTPSGGRVEVRLQQLQISNLKLQIEDENFAFNLQSEISNLKLNQCEISYAQITVKDTGKGISPDFLPYVFDRFRQADSSITRTYGGLGLGLAIVRHLVELHGGTVCAASDGEGKGATFIVRLPLWQESRREEI
- a CDS encoding YqaE/Pmp3 family membrane protein, with amino-acid sequence MDIVRIIIAIFIPPLGVFLQVGLGGHFWLNILLTLFGYVPGLVHAIWVIAKK
- a CDS encoding class I SAM-dependent methyltransferase, translating into MQPEEAIRQQFDNAAAAYGTSPIFAQGHDLALMLQAAAPTSEMTLLDVGCGAGHTAFAFAPHVREAIGVDLSQGMLIEAKQLADAKAIANVHFREASATALPFPDKHFDIVTCRYVAHHFPSLTPALTEIVRVLKPNGQFLLVDIISPSDSALADFIDRVEQLRDPSHSCDWKISQWQACGEKVGMHLQVISSWQLQIDFADWTARQKTPPAAIAQLETLLDNASPEAKSAFSIVGLPRRSFHLWSVFLRGTLTVDPS
- a CDS encoding alpha/beta hydrolase family protein encodes the protein MAIALGMVINNLEVEAMRDSYYPVRLVTNRGNVECRYYKVPSTKRGVIWVGGIGGDWDTPANKLYPRLCQELIAEGIASVRVRFRHSTILEEAILDVLAGISYLESEGVDAIALIGHSFGGAVVIQAGAIADTVCTVVTLATQSYGAAAAANLAPRCSILLIHGTVDRILPAVCSQYIYSLAQEPKHLILYKGADHNLNEVSQQVDRAVRDWIVDQL
- a CDS encoding Calx-beta domain-containing protein, which encodes MATLLGTLENDTLIGTPEDDFALGNSGNDNLLGLEANDQLNGNTGNDTANGGVGNDLVRGGKDNDLLLGDVGNDSLYGDLGNDTARGGNGDDFLYGDSGIESNFSGDGDDFLFGEAGNDTLFGLDGNDSLLGDTGADVINGNQGNDTVYGGDGSDLLRGGIDNDRIFAELGDDSLYGDLGDDTLFGAEGKDAIFGGRGEDLLSGNEDDDEINGNQGNDTVFGGQGNDILRGGRDDDIISGDVGDDLIYGDRGIDTLTGGDGKDIFFLEKGIGGASLTQADIITDFVNGEDAIGLIAGFQVSDLNIFQGTGANTNDTIIQDNLTGQFLAVLKGVNRSAIDSADFSIPGVFTFTAPTFQVNEDGTPIQAVTVTRTDGLNAAASVTVTSSNGTATAPADYNNTPVVLNFAAGETSKTVTIPIVNDAVGEYTESINLNLTNPTGGTEVGLQNSAVLQIVDNDSVSVPKLTFDIPDSSTFRFGISIEPLNNSVLIQSSGDSSLPGANGAAYKFDVTTGALLQSFFRPDDANFFDMSIGTVGNNVLIGAPRSFGSAAAYLFDGDTGTLLKSFVNPSSNRNLLFGSSVEALGNNILIAAPDDDREAPDDGAVYLFDGNTGALLQTFLDPTPDNFDWFGYSLAAVGNNVLIGAPFGNTAGANAAAAYLFDSTTGALLQTFLNPTPGEHDSFGISVAAAGNNVLIGAPGTPAAGAAYLFDSTTGALLQTFLNPTLDVFEGFGSPIVAVGNNVLIGAPFHNTSVENSGAAYLFDGSTGALLQTYLNPKPESEGYGYSQGDFFGSSLAAVGNNIIIGAPSDNEAAGAVYLF
- a CDS encoding NHLP bacteriocin system secretion protein, with amino-acid sequence MVFNRDSKKESIFRQESLERLSSPERLDQLMQVLAPKDWLALTVFGGLTAIGLVWSILGRIPIAIEGRAIFLQPRQVVDLQSSIGGRIQSLKVTGGQCVKKDELLATINPLEMQKQLQLAKEKLLQLQKQTGETSLVSKQRMELEKIAIAVSQESLQRRLQDAQAMTPILKERGLNAIAKQKLSLQQRLQEAQSFAPTLKEKGLTAIQQQRLSLQQRLKDARALVPVLEQRLKKRRELAVNGAISTDTVLQVEKEYNQGVQDIAELEAQLKQLDLTEAQTQQSYQQNVNNIGELQAQLQELELQSVRTEREYLDNLRSINEIQAQLQELNTKYKRLEQENLEISNRRIQEIQEVGREVIILEQRVTENSQILSSQDGCILELTAAVGQVIQPGSRLGNMRIGSEQKLGLAIAYFSIKDGKQIQPGMPVLITPDTVQRERFGGIVGQVTEVSPLAVTAEGTVATIGNSEVVKSLISQTGAAIQVTANLQTEDRNPTGYKWSSSKGPNSKITPGTTATVRVTVDERSPITFLLPFLREILGTK